TCTGGCGTTAGGCATCGCCACAAGACGCCCGTTAAAGTCGATGGCCGCAGCGTGCAGACAGAACAGATCAGGATCCGAACGCAAGCGCTCCCACGCCATCTCGGCCACAATGTCGCAGACGGTGTTGACCCCATCCCAGATGCGGGGTGCATCGGGCTGGTCCGCATGGAGCACATTCCAACGGTCTTGTCCGGCGGGGCGGACGGTTATGAAGGGCGGTTCGGGCGGCGGTGTCGATAGAATGCGGTGCGGCCAGGAAGACAGGGCGGCGGGCAACATAGCCGCGATCTCGTCCGCGTTTTCCAACGCGACGGGATGCTCCAATCCATCAAGTTGCACATATTGCGGTTCCACCACGTTCCGCTCCCATTTGTCGCTGATCATACCAGCGATTTCCCCCTATGCGTCAACGCAAGTCGACCTGCCCACAGTAAATCGCGGGCAGGCCGTTGATCAGGTGGGGATCACCCGGATCACTCTATTAGCGGCAGACTTTAACACCGTCTTCACGAGTCACAACGGTTCCGCCGCCGCTTTCGCATTCATCAGCCGTCACAACGCGGGGACCGCTGGGGCCGCTGGACGAGCTGGGCCCGGATACGCCGCTAGCCGACGAAGGCGAGCTGGACGATGAAGGCGAGCTGGACGCCGAAGGTGCGCTGGCCGGCGACGGTGCACTGGCTGGCGACGGTGCGCTAGCCGGCGACGGAGCGCTGGCAGGCGACGGTGATGAAGATGCGTGAGCAGCCGACAGCGTTGTCAGTGCAGGCACGGAATAAGCGGCCAATGCAAGCCCACCAATGCGAGTAAGCGCCTTGCGCCGTGAGTATACCTTGTTGTCTTCTTTGGTCATTTGCTCTGTCCTTTATTGATGTTCTCAGCGCCTTGTAATTTTGCGCCTCAACTCCTGATAGCACACCTATTATTTCAACAGCCTGAAAAGCTTTGTCAGCGTTTTGTCAGGAACCAGCCCAGCACACTACATTCAACGACATCGCGCGGCAAAGGAATGGCCGATTGATCAACGTACAGAACGAGGGTCTCGGCGGCTCCACAACGCGCTCTGCGCCCTACCCAATCTCGTCAATTGAACCGATTGAATTCGCCCATTGGCTGTGTTTTCTGGGTTTCAAGTGAAACGCCTCAAAGGCGCCATATTTAAACTTTACGCAACGGTATGTTTCGCGATTCATTTGCGAAGAACTTAGAACTTGGATCATGAATTTGACCTGCTATAGATTACCGAGACATGTCTTGGTACAATGTATAGGTCAGCTGGAGATTTCGAATGGCACAAAGCCAAACTTATGATGGCCGCGAAAATAAATTTGATGCTGGCAACAATGTTTTGAACCTATACCCTGACTACTTCACCTTCCATTTCATCACTGACGGCGATCTGGATGGCGTTGAAGATGCCTCAGGTGATCTTATTCTGGAAGCAAATGGTGGCGCCTCTGATCCCGATACCATGGTTGTCATTAATGGTGTTGCATACGAATTTATTGTAGAGGGCGTAGGAGAACTTCCGGTCGACGGCAAGGTCCCGGGAGCCGTTCAGGGCACTACTGTTGTAAAGATCGAGGTCGTAGGATTCCCGACAGAGCTTAAGATTATTTTTGCTCCTGATGGCTCCATTTCTGCGGCGACTTGGGCACAATTCGGAAACGGGAACATCACGCTTGATAATCTTGATACCGATCCGACTCCTGTTTGCTTCTGCAATGGAACTTTGATCAGAACTAATTCTGGAATCGTTGCTGTCGAAAGCTTGGCGAACGGAGACCGCGTCGTGCTCGAATCTGGGCAGACCGCAACAATTCAATGGATCGGGTCGCGCACATTCTCGTTGGTAGACTTGATGTTGACCGCTAGCGCCCGTCCGGTGTGTATCCCTGCTGGCGCACTTGGCAATGGCACACCCACCACTGACCTTTGGGTCTCGCCTCAGCACCGTGTTCTTGTCCAGGGCTATCTAGCCGAAACACTGTTTGGCGTACCTGAAGTACTGGTAGCCGCGAAGCATCTGGACTTTGGTGATCTTGCCAAGGGCAAGAAACGCCCTGCCGAGGTCAAGTATTTCCACATCCTGCTGGACAAGCATGACATGCTGATCGCCAATGGCGCCCCGGCGGAAAGCCTGTTCCTTGGGGATCAAGCGCAGACCATGCTGTCGGATGACGCTCTGGCCGAGATCGAAGCGAAGTTCCCGCGGGAAGATCACGCCGAAATGTGGAGTGACCAAACTGCTGCGCCTGTGTTGAAGGCATATGAGGGCGCAGTGCTTTCCGAGGCGCTGCAAAACGGTTTCCTACACACAGGCCGAATTGCTGCAAGTTCCCAGCATATGCCTCTGGCGAGCTAACCGAAAGCCTGTATGTCGGGCCGGAAAGCGTGAAAGCGCTGCCTGAAGAAGCCGTCGAGGAACTTCTAAACCTGCCCTCTGAACTGACGAGCCACGCAGGCCTAGATTCTATCGCGCGCCGCGTCGCAAAGCGCCACGAAGCAACGCTTCTTGCCACGGCCTGATCCAGATTGATTTGAAGCCCGCAACCCGTTTGCGGGCTTCACCATGCCCTGCCCTGCCCTACGCCAGACGGTTACCCTGACGCTGACATGGGCGGTATCGTACTGAAAACGCGGCAATCCTGAAAACTAGATACATAGTGCAGCCTGCCACCGCTCTTTCATGGTGGCGTATCGACATCGGGCCTCTTGTTTTGGGCTTTTATATTCACTAATTTGAATATATGATCTTGATCAAGTTTCCACCCGGCGACTTGTGTATGTTCATGAAACAATCTGGCACTGGACGTGTTGCATCTGAAAGCAACGGACATGGTTTGGGCCACTCACCGCAAAGGAGATTGCGATGCGTAGAATCGTCTTGCCCCTATTGGTTGCCTTGTTCCCGTTTGCGACCATGGCTGAAGAGCCCTTCGTCGCAAACAACGTTGACGTTACCGAATGGAAAGCCGTCTTCGGTCGGATTGAAGCGCGTGACCGTGTTCAGGCGCGATCACGGCTTGGAGGAACGATCATCTCAATCGCCGTCTCCGAGGGATCCAAAGTTGAGAAGGGCCAGCAAATCGCCAGCATCACCGACGAGAAACTGACCCTGCAGCTGAATGCGATTGATGCGACGTTGACCTCGTTGGAATCTCAGCTGGAAACGGCTTTGGCCGATCTTCAGCGCGGCGAAGACCTGCTGAAACGCGGCGTCGCCACCGCACAGCAGCTGGATCAGTTGCGGACGCAGGTGGATGTGATCAAGGGACATATCGGGACAGCTCAGGCTGAACGGAGTGTTCTTAAACAGCTGGAAACTGAAGGGGCTGTGCTTGCCCCAATCGGTGGCACTGTTCTTCAGGTGCCGGTCACCGAGGGATCTGTCATCATGCCCGGCGAAAGTGTCGCCGAGATTGGTGGCGGCGGATTCTTCCTTCGGCTCGCTGTGCCTGAACGTCATGCCGGCTACCTGCAAGAAGGTTCGGAAATTCGTATTGGCGGCGACGAAGGCGAGACCACCGGCGTTCTGGCCAAGCTATACCCTCAGATCGAAAACGGTCGTGTGATCGTAGACGTCGAGTTCGCGGGCATGGCTACAGATTTCGTGGACGCGCGCGTTCTGGTGCGCCTGCCGGTTGGCAAATCAACCGCGTTGCTGGTGCCTGCTGCATCTGTGTCCACCCGCATGGGGCTGGATTTCGTCACTGTCCTAGCGGCTGACGGCACTGAGACGCAGCGTACCGTCGTCACCGGCGGATCACGCCAAGCAGACGGCCACGAGATGATTGAAATCCTGTCGGGTCTGTCCGAAGGCGAGCAATTGGTGGCCAATCATGAGTGATCAACCACACACAACTTCTCTGGGCATCGCGGGCGGGCTGACCAAAGCGTTCATCGGCTCGGCGCTGACCCCTCTGATGATTTTAGCGGCCCTTGCCGTCGGCCTCGTGGCGCTGATCAGCTTGCCGCGCGAAGAAGAACCGCAAATCTCGGTTCCGATGGTGGATATCCATATCCAAGCGCCGGGCCTGAAGGCGGAAGACGCCGCAAAACTGGTGACCGAACCGATGGAATCCATCGTGCAGGGCATCAACGGTGTTGAACACGTTTATTCGCAGACCAGCGATGACTATGCCCTTGTGATGGCTAGATTTCTGGTCGGTACATCGGCAGATACCGCGATCTTGCGAGTACACGACAAGGTCCGCGCGAACATGGATCGCATCCCGGTCGGGATAAACGAGCCCTTGATCGTTGGTCGTGGAATTGACGACGTGGCCATTGTATCGCTGACGCTGTCGGCCAAACCTGCGGCGGACCAAACTACCGCAAACGACCTGACCCGCATTGCACGCAAGCTGCAGGTTGAAGTCGCAAAGATCCAAGATGTGGGTCTGACCTATCTGGTGGGCGAAAGCCCCGAAGCGATCCGCATCGCCCCTGACCCCGAGCGTCTGGCGCTGTATGGCGTGACCCTGCAGCAGCTGGTGGGCAAGGTCCAAGGTGCCAACCGCGCGTTCAACAACGGATATGTGCGCGATGGTGGTCAGCAGATTTTGCTGGCAACAGGTCAGACACTTCAGTCGTCTTCTGATGTGGCCAACCTGCTTCTGACCACGCGCGACAACCGTCCGGTTTACGTCCGTGACGTGGCCAATGTCAGCTTCGTGCCCGACACTTCGGACAAGATCGTCGCTAACGTCACACGCGGCGAAAATGGCGAGATCCTCCGCACACCCGCGATCACGCTGGCGGTCGCCAAACGTGCTGGTGCCAACGCCGTGGTCGTCGCTGAGGAAATCCTCCACCGCGTCCACATGCTGGAACACGACCTGATCCCTGACACCATTCAGATCGACGTCACCCGCGACTATGGGGAAACGGCAGACGAAAAAGCCAACGAGCTTCTGTTCCATCTGGGCCTGGCGACGGTCTCGATCGTGGCGCTGGTGCTGTTCACCATCGGCTGGCGCGAGTCCATCGTGGTGGCGGTGGTGATCCCGGTCACCATCCTGCTGACGCTCTTTGCGGCTTGGGTGATGGGCTACACCTTGAACCGCGTGTCGCTGTTCGCGTTGATCTTCTCGATCGGGATCCTTGTGGATGACGCGATCGTTGTCATCGAGAACATCGCCCGCCATTGGGGCATGCCCGACAAGGCGGATCGCGTATCCAAGGCCATTCGCGCCGTCGCCGAGGTGGGCAACCCGACGATTGTCGCCACCTTGACCGTTGTGGCCGCCCTTCTGCCGATGCTGTTCGTATCCGGCCTGATGGGGCCGTATATGAGCCCGATCCCGGCAAACGCTTCGGCTGCGATGATCTTTTCGTTCTTTGTGGCTGTGATCATCACGCCTTGGCTGATGATCAAGATTGCTGGAAAAGCACCTGCACATGACCATGACGACGAAGGACATCATGGCGGCGCTCTGGGGCGGATCTATGCCTCGGTCGCACGACCTTTGCTGAAGACCAAGACCATCAGCCTGACGTTCTTGCTGGTCGCCGCCGCGATCTCGTTCGGGTCGCTTGCGCTGATCTATACCAAGGACGTGACGGTCAAACTTCTGCCCTTCGACAACAAGTCCGAGCTGTCGGTCGTTATCGACCTGCCAGAAGGATCCTCGATCGAGGCGACCGATGCTGTGGCTCAGGCCGTGGCACGGGAAGCTCTGCAAATGCACGAGGTCGTGTCCGCACAGACCCATGCCGGGGCCGCCGCGCCCTTCAACTTCAACGGTCTTGTCCGGCACTATTATCTGCGTACGCAGCCGCATCTTGGCGATGTGCAGATCCTGCTGGACCACAAGGAACATCGCGAACGCACCAGCCACGAGATTGCGCTGGAGCTGCGTGACCGCTTGAACCAACTTGACCTGCCTGCTGGCACCAACGTGAAAACGGTCGAGCCGCCCCCCGGTCCGCCGGTTATGGCAACCTTGCTGGCCGAGGTTTACGGCCCCGATGCCGAGACCCGGCGCGAGGCTGCCAGTAAGATCCGTGCCGCGTTCGACAGCGTGCCCTTCGTCGTCGACGTCGATGACAGCTTCGGGGAACAACCGCGCCGTCTGCGCATCACGATCTCGCAGGACCAGCTGGAATTCTTCGGGGTGCAGGAGCAGGACGTCTTCTCGACGCTCGCGCTTCTGAACCACGGGCAGACCGTTGGGTATTCGCACCGGGGTGAGGGCCGCTATCCGGTCCCTATCATCGTGGAACGTGACAAGGCCGACCGGGTGCTGGACGAACGCTTCTTGTCCACGCCTATTCCCGCGAACGCCCTACCCGGTGCCCGTGGCGTGGTCGAACTTGGCGACGTGATCGAGATCACCGAAGAGAAGGCCTCGTACCCAATCTTCCGTCACAACGGACGCACGGCAGAAATGGTCACCGCCGAAGTCGCCGGAGAGTTCGAGGCCCCGGTCTATGGCATGATCGCCGTTGCCGAACAGTTGGACGCGATGGAGTGGGAAGAGGGCACAAAGCCCGAAATCCGCATGAACGGCCAACCCGAGGATGAAAGCATCGTCTCCCTGCTGTGGGACGGCGAATGGGAAGTCACCTGGGTCACCTTCCGCGACATGGGGGCCGCCTTTGCCGTGGCGCTTCTTGGGATCTACATCCTTGTGGTTATGCAGTTTGGCTCATTCAAACTACCGTTGGTGATCCTGACGCCCATCCCGTTGACGTTCGTTGGGATCATGGGTGGACACTGGCTGTTCAACGCGCCGTTCTCGGCACCGTCAATGATCGGGTTCATTGCCTTGGCGGGTATCATCGTGCGGAACTCGATCCTGCTGGTGGATTTCATCCGGCATGCCGATCCCGCGAAGGACAAGGTGGAAACGCTGATCGAGGCCGGCGCCATCCGCTTCAAGCCGATCCTTTTGACCGCCATTGCGGCGATGATTGGTGCTGCGGTCATCTTGGCCGACCCGATCTTCCAAGGGCTTGCCTTGTCGCTGCTCTTCGGCTTGCTCAGCTCGACCCTGCTGACGGTTCTGGTCATCCCCGCGATTTATCGGGTGTTCAGGACCTAAGCCAACCCAACAGGCAATGCCACGTTCTGGCAGATTGCACACAACACGAAGCAGTCCCAAATCTGGGGCTGCTTCTGCTT
The Aliiroseovarius pelagivivens DNA segment above includes these coding regions:
- a CDS encoding efflux RND transporter permease subunit; protein product: MSDQPHTTSLGIAGGLTKAFIGSALTPLMILAALAVGLVALISLPREEEPQISVPMVDIHIQAPGLKAEDAAKLVTEPMESIVQGINGVEHVYSQTSDDYALVMARFLVGTSADTAILRVHDKVRANMDRIPVGINEPLIVGRGIDDVAIVSLTLSAKPAADQTTANDLTRIARKLQVEVAKIQDVGLTYLVGESPEAIRIAPDPERLALYGVTLQQLVGKVQGANRAFNNGYVRDGGQQILLATGQTLQSSSDVANLLLTTRDNRPVYVRDVANVSFVPDTSDKIVANVTRGENGEILRTPAITLAVAKRAGANAVVVAEEILHRVHMLEHDLIPDTIQIDVTRDYGETADEKANELLFHLGLATVSIVALVLFTIGWRESIVVAVVIPVTILLTLFAAWVMGYTLNRVSLFALIFSIGILVDDAIVVIENIARHWGMPDKADRVSKAIRAVAEVGNPTIVATLTVVAALLPMLFVSGLMGPYMSPIPANASAAMIFSFFVAVIITPWLMIKIAGKAPAHDHDDEGHHGGALGRIYASVARPLLKTKTISLTFLLVAAAISFGSLALIYTKDVTVKLLPFDNKSELSVVIDLPEGSSIEATDAVAQAVAREALQMHEVVSAQTHAGAAAPFNFNGLVRHYYLRTQPHLGDVQILLDHKEHRERTSHEIALELRDRLNQLDLPAGTNVKTVEPPPGPPVMATLLAEVYGPDAETRREAASKIRAAFDSVPFVVDVDDSFGEQPRRLRITISQDQLEFFGVQEQDVFSTLALLNHGQTVGYSHRGEGRYPVPIIVERDKADRVLDERFLSTPIPANALPGARGVVELGDVIEITEEKASYPIFRHNGRTAEMVTAEVAGEFEAPVYGMIAVAEQLDAMEWEEGTKPEIRMNGQPEDESIVSLLWDGEWEVTWVTFRDMGAAFAVALLGIYILVVMQFGSFKLPLVILTPIPLTFVGIMGGHWLFNAPFSAPSMIGFIALAGIIVRNSILLVDFIRHADPAKDKVETLIEAGAIRFKPILLTAIAAMIGAAVILADPIFQGLALSLLFGLLSSTLLTVLVIPAIYRVFRT
- a CDS encoding Hint domain-containing protein → MAQSQTYDGRENKFDAGNNVLNLYPDYFTFHFITDGDLDGVEDASGDLILEANGGASDPDTMVVINGVAYEFIVEGVGELPVDGKVPGAVQGTTVVKIEVVGFPTELKIIFAPDGSISAATWAQFGNGNITLDNLDTDPTPVCFCNGTLIRTNSGIVAVESLANGDRVVLESGQTATIQWIGSRTFSLVDLMLTASARPVCIPAGALGNGTPTTDLWVSPQHRVLVQGYLAETLFGVPEVLVAAKHLDFGDLAKGKKRPAEVKYFHILLDKHDMLIANGAPAESLFLGDQAQTMLSDDALAEIEAKFPREDHAEMWSDQTAAPVLKAYEGAVLSEALQNGFLHTGRIAASSQHMPLAS
- a CDS encoding efflux RND transporter periplasmic adaptor subunit, with product MRRIVLPLLVALFPFATMAEEPFVANNVDVTEWKAVFGRIEARDRVQARSRLGGTIISIAVSEGSKVEKGQQIASITDEKLTLQLNAIDATLTSLESQLETALADLQRGEDLLKRGVATAQQLDQLRTQVDVIKGHIGTAQAERSVLKQLETEGAVLAPIGGTVLQVPVTEGSVIMPGESVAEIGGGGFFLRLAVPERHAGYLQEGSEIRIGGDEGETTGVLAKLYPQIENGRVIVDVEFAGMATDFVDARVLVRLPVGKSTALLVPAASVSTRMGLDFVTVLAADGTETQRTVVTGGSRQADGHEMIEILSGLSEGEQLVANHE